GGATAATGCTGGTGTTTACAACCACAACTGATGTGGTGTGGTCAGGTGAACCACAGGTGCTTTTATGGAAGTTGGAAACAGACATGTCTCCTAACGTATGTTTCTTGTTCATAGTGGTGGGTGCTTGAAGTGTAGAATTTTTTCTCTGTCCATGTGTGCTGCAGGATGCACTGTTGAAAAGCAGGAACACAAGGGCCTCCAACCATGGGTTTGGTGCCATCCCCTCCCATACCGCTGCCTGAATTCTGGGTAGGTGGGTCCAAACCAGGAATGTAGGTGGCAGCAGAAGTAAATCCAAATACAGGAATGTTATTAGCCCCTTGTGGTGCAGCAGCCATGCTGTGGCCAGTTGGGTCCCAGGCTACTTGACCAAATGGGAAAACAGAAGTGGTGCTGGGTGTCCCACTCTGTTCTTGTCCAGTGCTGAGTTCTCCTGATGTGGAACTGGGGCCTGGGGCAGACATGGTGAATCCAATGCTCCCACCATCCATAGGGGTTCCAGGTCCCATAATCACTTGTGGGTCTAGAATAGTATTTCCAACCAGTGAGGTGCTGTCTCCAGTGCCAGGCATCCCAGTGGCAACTCTAAATCCAGAAGTCTTTGCTGTGCCATTGGGGAAAGCACTTGCGTTGTGACTCTTGGCAGGCTCGGCATTAATAGGTGTGCCCAATGCAGAATATGGTGATGTTAACTCTGCAAAACCTGGTGGAATTATGCTGCCACTCAGTGGCTGGGCTGAGGGAGATGGTAAGCCTATAGCTGGTGCTGGGGTTGCTGGATTCCCCAGAATAAAAGAACTGTCAGACTTCTGCTGCCCATCAGTGGCCCCAAGTGTGGAATGAGAGATAGATTCTGTATTTAAAGGATGGCTGGAAGTTGTGACTGGTTTCCTGCCTGCCTGTGCAGGAAAACTGGTGGAGACTTGGGCTGAAGCAATGTTGTCACTGTGTAGTATGTTCCCAGAACCAGGAAGCCCCACATAAAATCGGATGTACTCCTTCCTGGAGACAAAGGTAGACTGCAAGATGACAGTTTTGGAAGGAGGGGTGGTATTCATAGCACTGGCGTCAATGGCAGGCTTGGCTAATGATGCTGCAGAGGCATTGCTCACTAAAGTGGAGGTGTCTGGAGGAACCATGATAGGAAGGCTCAGAAAATCATGGGCACTGGGGAGAGAGGTTTTCTGCTGTAGCCCATCAGGGGCCCCAAATTTGGGCTGAGCGGTGGCTCCTGGATTTAAAGCATAGTTGGAAGTTGGAGTTGTTCCCCTGACTGACTGTGCAGGCAAACTGGTGGAAGCTTGGACTGAGGCAATGTTGCTACTGGGTCGTGTGTTCCCAGAACCAGGAAGCCCCAGGTAAAATGGGAGGTACTTCTTGGAGACAGAGGCAGACTGCAAGATGACAGCCTTGGAGGGAGGAGTGGTATTCACAGCATTGGTTTCAATGGGAGGCTTGGATGATGATGCTGTAGGGGCACTGTTCACTAAAGTGGAGGTGACTGGAGGAGCAATGATGGGAAGGCTCAGAAAAACACAGGCACCggggagagaagctttctgctGCTGCCCATCAGGAGCCCCAGATTTGGGCTGAGGGGTGGCTTCTTTTCCAAAGAATTGGTTAAAATTTGGGGTGGTATTGTGGAATATAAATGGAAGTGGAGATGTGTAGACTGATGTCTTTCCTGTGTGCCTCTGCTCTGCACTGCAATGTATTTGGGAATTTGGGAGTGAGCTCACCCTGGAGCTTAGGGAAGATGTGAAAATAACAACCTGAGAAGGGGCAGTAGTATCCATGTTAACTACTTCAGGGTCTACCGTAGTCTGTGAGGTTAGGTGGCCAGATGTATTTGTTGTGATAGTGGAAATGACTGATGTGGAATTCATAGGCTTGCTGGTGATAACTGAGGTCCTGGTGGAAGGGACTGGAAGAAGAgtcaggaaggaaagaggaggaggggaatCCACATGCATAGATATTGGGGACTCCCTTCTCACAGGAGGCTTGAAGAAGGGTGTGAGGCTAGGAGGTATTGGGGGGTCAGAAGTGGGAGGCGCTGCTCCTACGACTGAATGACAAGAGCCTCCTTTCTCATTAGATTGATCCCTCAAAAGGGGAACAAGGTCAGCAGGAAGAGCCCGAGGAGAGTTAGGGATTGTGAATGCTATTCTCTCATCCATTTTTGGTGTGGTGGAAAGTGGAGGGACAGGCAGAATGAGGGGTCCAGTAGCCAGGTCAGCCAAGTCAGGGATGGGCAAAGGAGCTGGGACCTGTGAAGTGTCAGTGTAAGTGGCAAGGGGCAGGGAGTCTGTAGTCTCCACAGGTGGGGAGAAAGAAGGGGCAGGTTGGGTGAAGCTGCTGTTTGTCATGGTCTCTGTTTTATCCTCCAAGATTCTGCTATTCCTTTTATACTCAGGGCTCTTCTCTAAGGTGTGTAGGGCTCCCTCGACAGACAGGCAGGGAAGCTTAGCAGGTGGGGGAAGCTCACCTCGATCCCACAGCAATGGCAGTGAAGGGGGCAGCGGCAGCAGCAGTGGAATCGACATTTTCCTTTTGCAGGGCCTGTTGCGGGCAGCTCTGGGAGGAGCAGCGCTCCTTGGAGGAATACCGAAAGGCTTCCCATCAGGCATCCTCGTTCCGGACATCAGCGGACTCGGCGAGCCTAGAGAGCTGGGCGGTGGCTCTTCATTCGGCACTTCCCCGGCCAACTTCTGCGGCAGCAGGGAGCAGCCCGCGACTGGCTCAGGGGGCGCTGCTGCATCCGGATCAGGCTTTCCAAGATGCCGGGCACATCCGGCCTCGCTGTGTGTGCTGGGCGTGGCAGGGCCTTCCAAGCAGGAGCTCGCTGGAGACGCCTGGGCCTTCTCACTCACGCTGTTTTCTGAGAACCTGTGGTGGACATTTCCCTCCAGAGGCCCAGGGCTGCAGATGAAGGAGGCGAGGTCTTCCTGGGTGCCCTGGGACCTGGATGTGGACGATGCTTCTCCGCTGCTAAGGGGGGCCCTTTTCTCGTCATCCTCCCCTTTGATCTGCACCGGATCCTCACCCG
The window above is part of the Macaca fascicularis isolate 582-1 chromosome 7, T2T-MFA8v1.1 genome. Proteins encoded here:
- the NPAP1 gene encoding nuclear pore-associated protein 1; this translates as MGNLFSKFRPGCRRRPVPGPGRGAPAPLARDASQPGRVHPAATPRPFRGLFRRNARRRPSPGGIFVAPKRPCPLPRAAAAPLGVLPAVGWGLATRKTPVLPTRNPPRFGHPGSVRIPPPSRAFTLRLPSPSEPPAVTARRPIPATLPEETEVRAQEGPRRAKTGEDPVQIKGEDDEKRAPLSSGEASSTSRSQGTQEDLASFICSPGPLEGNVHHRFSENSVSEKAQASPASSCLEGPATPSTHSEAGCARHLGKPDPDAAAPPEPVAGCSLLPQKLAGEVPNEEPPPSSLGSPSPLMSGTRMPDGKPFGIPPRSAAPPRAARNRPCKRKMSIPLLLPLPPSLPLLWDRGELPPPAKLPCLSVEGALHTLEKSPEYKRNSRILEDKTETMTNSSFTQPAPSFSPPVETTDSLPLATYTDTSQVPAPLPIPDLADLATGPLILPVPPLSTTPKMDERIAFTIPNSPRALPADLVPLLRDQSNEKGGSCHSVVGAAPPTSDPPIPPSLTPFFKPPVRRESPISMHVDSPPPLSFLTLLPVPSTRTSVITSKPMNSTSVISTITTNTSGHLTSQTTVDPEVVNMDTTAPSQVVIFTSSLSSRVSSLPNSQIHCSAEQRHTGKTSVYTSPLPFIFHNTTPNFNQFFGKEATPQPKSGAPDGQQQKASLPGACVFLSLPIIAPPVTSTLVNSAPTASSSKPPIETNAVNTTPPSKAVILQSASVSKKYLPFYLGLPGSGNTRPSSNIASVQASTSLPAQSVRGTTPTSNYALNPGATAQPKFGAPDGLQQKTSLPSAHDFLSLPIMVPPDTSTLVSNASAASLAKPAIDASAMNTTPPSKTVILQSTFVSRKEYIRFYVGLPGSGNILHSDNIASAQVSTSFPAQAGRKPVTTSSHPLNTESISHSTLGATDGQQKSDSSFILGNPATPAPAIGLPSPSAQPLSGSIIPPGFAELTSPYSALGTPINAEPAKSHNASAFPNGTAKTSGFRVATGMPGTGDSTSLVGNTILDPQVIMGPGTPMDGGSIGFTMSAPGPSSTSGELSTGQEQSGTPSTTSVFPFGQVAWDPTGHSMAAAPQGANNIPVFGFTSAATYIPGLDPPTQNSGSGMGGDGTKPMVGGPCVPAFQQCILQHTWTEKKFYTSSTHHYEQETYVRRHVCFQLP